GCAGGTCCGCGCCGAGATCGCCAAGGTCGTCTGGCCGACCCGCCGCGAGGTCATGCTGACCACGGTGATGGTGTTCATCATGGCCGCGCTGACGGCGGTGTTCTTTGCGCTGGTCGATCTGCTGATCCGCTCCGGCCTGCAGGGCGTGCTGAACCTGTTCGGCTGACCCGGCGGCGCAATCCGCACCGCGCCAATCGTTCACATTCCCGCGTCTGCCCCTTGCACATTTCACCATGTGGGAGTAGGTCACCCGCTGACTCGGTGAATGGGCGCGCGGCGATTCGTGTTGCGCGCCGATTTTTGTTGCGGGGCGTGGCGGTTCAACCGCTTGCAAAAAGACGGAATTCCGGCATCCGCCGATCGGTGGCGCCGGCGAAGAAGGGTGACGAGCTTCATGGCGAAACGATGGTACTCGGTAAGCGTTCTCTCGAATTTCGAGAAGAAGATCGCCGAGCAGATCAGGGTGTCGGTCGCCGAGCAGGGGCTCGAGGATGAAATCGACGAGGTCCTGGTGCCCACCGAAGAGGTGATCGAGGTGCGCCGGGGC
This is a stretch of genomic DNA from Pukyongiella litopenaei. It encodes these proteins:
- the secE gene encoding preprotein translocase subunit SecE, with the protein product MATVNPIQFIQQVRAEIAKVVWPTRREVMLTTVMVFIMAALTAVFFALVDLLIRSGLQGVLNLFG